The following proteins are co-located in the bacterium genome:
- a CDS encoding methyltransferase domain-containing protein, with protein sequence MTGKHANNWDNRYDQERYFYGTEPNHLVARVLPGLPRGRVLCLAEGEGRNAVYAATLGHQVVAVDESFVGRRKALELAEYSGVDLEYRLDDVIGGAWTDETWDVIVLCFAHLDPAYMPSVHAACAAALAPGGTLVLCSFSRAQFGRKSGGPPRLEWLHDATELERQFPGLTLEMEEKEVHLSEGTGHVGAAMVIEMVGRKPAR encoded by the coding sequence ATGACCGGAAAGCACGCCAACAACTGGGACAACCGCTACGACCAGGAGCGCTACTTCTACGGCACCGAGCCGAACCATCTGGTGGCGCGGGTCCTGCCGGGACTGCCCCGGGGCCGGGTGCTCTGCCTGGCCGAAGGCGAGGGCCGCAACGCCGTGTATGCCGCGACCCTGGGGCACCAGGTGGTGGCCGTGGACGAGAGCTTCGTCGGGCGGCGCAAGGCCCTCGAGCTGGCCGAGTACAGCGGCGTCGACCTGGAGTACCGCCTCGACGACGTCATCGGCGGCGCCTGGACCGACGAGACCTGGGACGTCATCGTGCTCTGTTTCGCCCACCTGGATCCGGCCTACATGCCCTCGGTGCACGCCGCGTGCGCGGCGGCCCTGGCCCCGGGCGGCACCCTCGTGCTCTGCTCGTTCAGCAGGGCGCAGTTCGGACGGAAGTCGGGCGGTCCGCCGCGGCTCGAATGGCTGCACGACGCCACCGAACTGGAGCGGCAGTTCCCCGGCCTGACGCTCGAGATGGAGGAGAAGGAAGTGCACCTGTCCGAGGGGACGGGGCACGTGGGCGCGGCCATGGTGATCGAGATGGTGGGGCGCAAGCCGGCGCGGTGA
- a CDS encoding NUDIX domain-containing protein, with the protein MRTILVIERKHLFPGLSPQGFLSPDAVDLDGLGTHLFFAERDYMEHNSHYKQLIPYLMLQRGTGDDARVLCYQRRTKHTEARLGGLWSVGFGGHIEPLDRDDATVKTNGLVLATALREMEEETGLNPGADALTMTGFINSDADDVSSVHFGVVFRVDLDGLDGTDAALMELVSAQAEPHRALWLPASELVAMTGPGQAPDGGTFETWSAIAVAGTFG; encoded by the coding sequence GTGCGCACCATCCTGGTCATCGAACGCAAGCACCTCTTCCCCGGCCTCAGCCCCCAGGGCTTCCTGTCCCCCGACGCGGTCGACCTCGACGGCCTGGGGACGCACCTCTTCTTCGCCGAGCGCGACTACATGGAGCACAACTCCCACTACAAGCAGCTCATCCCCTACCTGATGCTGCAGCGCGGCACGGGCGACGATGCCCGCGTGCTCTGCTACCAGCGCCGCACCAAGCACACCGAGGCGCGGCTCGGCGGCCTGTGGTCGGTGGGCTTCGGCGGCCACATCGAGCCCCTCGACCGGGACGACGCCACGGTGAAGACCAACGGGCTGGTGCTGGCCACGGCCCTGCGCGAGATGGAAGAGGAGACCGGCCTGAACCCCGGCGCCGACGCCCTGACCATGACCGGCTTCATCAACTCCGACGCCGACGATGTCTCGAGCGTGCACTTCGGGGTGGTCTTCCGGGTCGATCTGGACGGGCTGGACGGCACCGACGCCGCGCTCATGGAGCTGGTCAGCGCCCAGGCCGAGCCCCACCGGGCCCTGTGGCTCCCCGCGTCCGAGCTCGTCGCCATGACCGGCCCCGGGCAGGCGCCGGACGGCGGCACCTTCGAGACCTGGTCGGCGATCGCGGTGGCGGGGACCTTCGGCTAG
- a CDS encoding DNA topoisomerase IV subunit A, with the protein MKFPLRSLNNVDYNAKTGYFKLKGKLKERTLTVNTVKTFAQTLKMMALSKELIETDDIATKREAYYVSKNWAEARFKEQPESDTVMEDVEAFFGVNREQLGFVPEEKGGDVAGRLVVIDHDRDTGEELRIDCTRFGSGAYSIPISVEELKFETDAQFILCIETAGMFQRLVKHNYWKTANCILISLGGVPTRACRRFVRRLADSYGLPVYVFVDGDPYGFSNIYRTLKVGSGNAAHLNEYFCVPQAHLLGITPQDIIDYQLPTHPLKDVDIKRARDALKNDPFILHYRPWQLALEQMIKMGVRAEQQALAKHGLNYVIDEYLPQKLANVGRFLP; encoded by the coding sequence ATGAAGTTCCCCCTGCGGTCGCTGAACAACGTCGACTACAACGCCAAGACCGGGTACTTCAAGCTGAAGGGCAAGCTCAAGGAGCGCACCCTGACGGTGAACACCGTCAAGACCTTCGCCCAGACCCTGAAGATGATGGCGCTCTCGAAGGAACTCATCGAGACCGACGACATCGCCACCAAGCGGGAGGCGTACTACGTCTCGAAGAACTGGGCCGAGGCCCGCTTCAAGGAGCAGCCCGAGTCGGACACGGTGATGGAGGACGTGGAGGCCTTCTTCGGCGTGAACCGCGAGCAGCTCGGCTTCGTGCCCGAGGAGAAGGGCGGCGACGTGGCCGGGCGCCTCGTCGTGATCGACCACGACCGCGACACCGGCGAGGAGCTCCGCATCGACTGCACCCGCTTCGGCAGCGGCGCCTACTCCATCCCCATCTCGGTCGAGGAGCTCAAGTTCGAGACCGACGCCCAGTTCATCCTCTGCATCGAGACCGCCGGCATGTTCCAGCGCCTGGTGAAGCACAACTACTGGAAGACGGCCAACTGCATCCTGATCTCCCTCGGCGGCGTGCCGACCCGCGCCTGCCGCCGCTTCGTGCGGCGCCTCGCCGACAGCTACGGCCTGCCCGTGTACGTCTTCGTCGACGGCGATCCCTACGGCTTCTCGAACATCTACCGCACCCTGAAGGTGGGCTCGGGCAATGCCGCCCACCTGAACGAGTACTTCTGCGTGCCCCAGGCCCACCTGCTGGGCATCACGCCCCAGGACATCATCGACTACCAGCTGCCGACCCACCCGCTGAAGGACGTCGACATCAAGCGCGCCCGGGACGCCCTGAAGAACGACCCCTTCATCCTGCACTACCGGCCGTGGCAGCTGGCGCTCGAGCAGATGATCAAGATGGGGGTCCGCGCCGAGCAGCAGGCCCTGGCCAAGCACGGGCTGAACTACGTGATCGACGAATACCTGCCGCAAAAGCTGGCGAATGTGGGGCGGTTCCTGCCCTAG